From the genome of Arthrobacter alpinus, one region includes:
- a CDS encoding sugar phosphate isomerase/epimerase family protein: protein MINSAADSTGIQGSTADLAPAPKRHIPVALSTASVYPLSVHDGFAVAADLGYDGVEVLVTHNGDSQDARALNALSERYEQPILAIHAPTLLLTQQVWGSAWNKVQRSAQMAVDVGADVVVVHPPFRWQNDYAETFAQGVKDIAEAFGVRIAVENMYPWRVRGREALAYLPHWDPVGQDYKDVTWDFSHAATASASSLDAVKALGARLRHIHLTDGISPSTKDQHLIPGHGTQQCVEVLQHIANNGFDGAVVAEISTRKAKGAGQREEWLAETLEFARVHLGQTLP from the coding sequence ATGATTAATTCAGCAGCGGATTCCACCGGTATTCAAGGCTCGACGGCGGACCTTGCGCCAGCTCCCAAACGGCACATTCCTGTGGCCCTGTCCACAGCATCCGTGTACCCGTTGTCGGTGCATGACGGTTTCGCCGTGGCGGCGGATCTCGGGTACGACGGCGTCGAAGTGCTCGTGACGCACAATGGCGACAGCCAAGACGCCCGGGCCCTGAACGCCCTGTCCGAAAGGTACGAGCAACCGATCCTGGCCATCCACGCGCCCACCCTCCTGCTCACCCAGCAAGTGTGGGGCAGTGCCTGGAACAAGGTGCAGCGCTCGGCCCAGATGGCCGTGGATGTGGGGGCCGACGTGGTGGTGGTGCACCCGCCCTTTCGCTGGCAGAACGACTACGCGGAAACCTTCGCCCAAGGAGTCAAGGACATTGCAGAGGCTTTCGGTGTCCGCATTGCGGTGGAGAACATGTACCCGTGGCGTGTGCGCGGGCGTGAGGCGCTTGCGTACCTGCCGCACTGGGACCCGGTAGGGCAAGACTACAAGGACGTCACCTGGGATTTCTCCCACGCCGCCACCGCCAGCGCCTCCAGCCTTGACGCCGTCAAGGCGTTGGGCGCTCGGCTGCGGCACATCCACCTGACCGACGGCATCTCGCCGTCCACCAAGGACCAGCACCTGATTCCCGGCCACGGCACACAGCAGTGCGTGGAAGTGCTCCAACATATCGCCAACAACGGTTTTGACGGCGCCGTGGTGGCGGAAATTTCCACCCGCAAGGCCAAGGGGGCCGGGCAGCGCGAGGAATGGCTGGCCGAAACCCTCGAGTTCGCCCGCGTGCACTTAGGGCAGACGCTGCCGTAG
- a CDS encoding exopolyphosphatase, with product MRLGVLDIGSNTVHLLLVDARPGAKPVPYASHKRALSLVQYLDGDGNITDEGQTELIEFILEAWEFAAKHRAKDLLAFCTSAIRESTNGAAVLERVQYETTISLTELTGDEESAMTFFAVRRWHGWGAGTILNLDIGGGSFEIAQGANELPDLAHSVPLGAGRLTRDWLIQDPPTAKSVRDLRKHIKATMKEAVVETQKLGSPHIVTGSSKTFRALARITGAAPSSMGPYVKRELHLSDLGLWSQRLSAMSSADRLHLPGVSVARAQQVLAGALVAQTALEMFKVQTMQISPWALREGLILRRLDQLVFDGPLDPPAHVGKLTNSATH from the coding sequence ATGAGATTAGGCGTGCTCGACATCGGCTCCAATACGGTCCACCTGCTGCTGGTGGATGCCCGCCCGGGCGCTAAGCCCGTGCCATACGCGTCGCACAAACGGGCGCTGAGCCTGGTGCAGTACCTCGACGGGGACGGCAACATCACCGATGAAGGCCAAACCGAGCTCATCGAATTCATTCTTGAAGCGTGGGAGTTCGCAGCCAAGCACCGGGCCAAGGACCTGCTCGCTTTTTGTACCTCCGCCATCCGGGAGTCCACCAACGGTGCCGCCGTGCTTGAGCGGGTGCAGTACGAGACAACCATCAGCCTGACAGAGCTGACAGGTGACGAAGAGTCAGCCATGACGTTCTTTGCCGTTCGCCGCTGGCACGGGTGGGGTGCTGGCACCATCTTGAACCTGGACATTGGCGGCGGTTCCTTTGAAATCGCCCAAGGCGCCAATGAACTCCCGGACCTGGCCCATTCGGTCCCGCTGGGCGCCGGCCGGCTCACCCGCGACTGGTTGATCCAGGACCCGCCCACCGCCAAGAGCGTGCGGGATTTGCGCAAGCACATCAAGGCCACCATGAAGGAAGCGGTGGTGGAGACACAGAAGCTGGGCTCCCCACACATCGTCACGGGCTCGTCCAAGACGTTCCGGGCGTTAGCACGTATTACCGGGGCCGCGCCGTCGTCCATGGGTCCGTACGTGAAACGCGAACTCCACTTGAGCGATCTGGGACTTTGGTCCCAGCGGCTCTCCGCCATGTCCTCCGCTGACAGGCTGCACCTGCCGGGGGTGTCGGTGGCGCGTGCCCAGCAGGTGCTCGCTGGGGCCCTGGTGGCCCAGACGGCACTGGAAATGTTCAAGGTCCAGACCATGCAGATCAGCCCCTGGGCGCTACGTGAAGGCCTGATCCTGCGCCGCCTGGACCAGTTGGTCTTTGACGGCCCGCTGGATCCGCCGGCGCACGTTGGTAAACTGACAAATTCAGCAACACATTAG
- the topA gene encoding type I DNA topoisomerase, whose product MPSKAASKLKTGKKLVIVESPAKSKTIAKYLGEGFVVEASIGHIRDLPQPSELPAELKKSSIGKFAVDLENNFKPYYVISPDKKKKVAELKAQLKDADELYLATDGDREGEAIAWHLLEVLKPKVPVYRMTFAEITKESLQRALGNLRELDTDLVDAQETRRVVDRLFGYELSPVLWRKVAPKLSAGRVQSVVTRMVVERERERMAFRSAGYWDLLGTFSTTDTGESFNAKLAALDGRRVASGRDFNDQGELTGKNVAHLDEVAAKALAQGLQNASFAVRSVEHKPYTRRPAAPFTTSTLQQEAGRKLRFSSKSTMSTAQRLYENGYITYMRTDSSSLSDEAVNAARRQASELYGPEFVPATKRVYANKSSNAQEAHEAIRPAGDSFRTPAQVASALRGDEFKLYELIWKRTVASQMADAKGSTATIKLGACATDGQDAEFSVSGTVITFRGFLAAYEEGRDESRNDSDESDRRLPNVKEKDALKAADVTANGHETSPPPRFTEASLTKEMEERGIGRPSTYASTLSTIMDRGYVRKQGSALVPSWIAFSVVRLLELHFTDYVDYEFTADMEKGLDRIANGQEQGSDWLKHFYFGAGEETGLQSIVNNLGDIDAREINSMPITDTLVLRVGKFGPYLESTVQTVDAKTGEIIEAARANVPEDLAPDELTPAKAQELMETAAPEERVLGVEPVSGHTVVSKNGRYGAYVTEVIPEMTAEQIANQPVEYYKNGKPKPPKKPVKAKPRTGSLFKTMTVDTVTLDEALAIMSLPRVLGADAEGNEITVQNGRFGPYLKKGSDSRSIGTEEEIFTITLEQALEIYSQPKQRGARAAVPPLAEFGDDPVSERKIVVKEGRFGPYITDGVTNITVPRGTEVEELTREIAIELLADKRERGPVKRTAKAPAKKPAAKAPAKKKVAAKK is encoded by the coding sequence GTGCCAAGCAAGGCAGCCAGCAAGCTGAAGACCGGCAAAAAGCTCGTAATCGTAGAGTCCCCTGCCAAGAGCAAGACCATCGCCAAGTACCTTGGCGAGGGTTTCGTCGTCGAAGCATCCATTGGGCACATCCGCGACCTGCCGCAGCCTTCCGAGCTTCCCGCGGAGCTGAAGAAATCCTCGATCGGCAAGTTCGCCGTCGATCTTGAGAACAATTTCAAGCCGTACTATGTCATCTCACCGGACAAGAAAAAGAAGGTGGCAGAGCTCAAAGCGCAGCTCAAGGACGCCGACGAACTTTATCTCGCAACTGATGGGGATCGCGAGGGCGAGGCCATCGCGTGGCACCTGCTTGAGGTGCTCAAGCCCAAGGTGCCTGTCTACCGTATGACGTTTGCCGAAATCACCAAGGAGTCCTTGCAACGCGCACTGGGGAACCTGCGTGAACTGGACACCGACCTGGTGGACGCCCAGGAAACCCGCCGCGTGGTTGACCGGCTGTTCGGCTACGAGCTGTCCCCGGTGCTGTGGCGCAAGGTAGCCCCCAAGCTTTCCGCCGGCCGTGTCCAGTCAGTGGTGACCCGCATGGTGGTGGAGCGCGAGCGTGAGCGCATGGCGTTCCGTTCCGCCGGATACTGGGACTTGTTGGGCACGTTCAGCACCACGGACACCGGTGAGTCCTTCAACGCCAAACTGGCAGCCCTTGACGGCCGTCGCGTGGCTTCCGGCCGCGACTTCAACGATCAGGGCGAGCTGACCGGCAAGAACGTTGCCCATCTGGACGAGGTGGCCGCGAAGGCCCTGGCCCAAGGTCTGCAGAATGCCAGCTTCGCCGTGCGCTCTGTTGAGCACAAGCCGTACACCCGCCGGCCGGCCGCGCCGTTTACAACCTCGACCCTGCAGCAGGAGGCTGGGCGCAAGCTGCGCTTCTCCTCAAAGTCGACCATGTCCACCGCGCAGCGCCTGTACGAAAACGGTTACATCACCTATATGCGTACCGACTCCTCGTCGCTCAGCGATGAGGCCGTCAACGCCGCCCGCCGCCAGGCTTCGGAGCTGTACGGCCCCGAGTTTGTCCCGGCCACCAAGCGGGTCTACGCGAACAAGAGCTCCAACGCGCAGGAGGCCCATGAGGCCATCCGCCCCGCCGGAGACTCCTTCCGCACCCCTGCCCAGGTGGCCAGCGCCCTGCGCGGTGACGAGTTCAAGCTGTACGAGCTGATCTGGAAGCGCACTGTCGCCTCCCAGATGGCTGATGCCAAGGGCTCTACGGCGACCATCAAGTTGGGTGCCTGCGCAACTGATGGGCAGGATGCCGAGTTCTCGGTTTCCGGTACCGTCATCACCTTCCGCGGCTTCCTGGCCGCCTACGAGGAAGGCCGTGACGAGTCCCGCAACGACTCCGACGAATCGGACCGCCGCCTGCCCAACGTCAAGGAAAAGGATGCGTTGAAGGCAGCCGATGTCACGGCCAATGGCCATGAGACGTCCCCGCCGCCGCGCTTCACGGAAGCGTCGCTGACCAAGGAAATGGAAGAGCGCGGTATCGGCCGCCCGTCGACCTACGCCTCCACCCTGTCCACCATCATGGACCGCGGCTACGTTCGTAAGCAGGGCTCGGCCCTGGTGCCGAGCTGGATCGCGTTCTCTGTGGTTCGCCTGCTGGAATTGCACTTCACCGACTATGTTGACTACGAGTTCACGGCCGACATGGAGAAGGGCCTTGACAGGATCGCCAACGGCCAGGAACAGGGCTCAGACTGGCTCAAGCACTTCTACTTCGGTGCAGGCGAGGAGACGGGCCTGCAGAGCATCGTGAACAACCTCGGCGACATTGACGCCCGCGAGATCAACTCGATGCCGATCACCGACACCCTGGTGCTGCGGGTGGGCAAGTTCGGCCCATACCTGGAGAGCACCGTTCAGACGGTGGACGCCAAAACCGGTGAAATCATCGAGGCCGCCCGTGCCAACGTCCCCGAGGACCTGGCCCCCGACGAGCTCACGCCCGCCAAGGCGCAGGAGCTCATGGAGACCGCCGCCCCCGAGGAACGCGTGCTCGGCGTGGAGCCGGTCAGCGGCCACACCGTGGTCTCCAAGAACGGCCGCTACGGCGCTTATGTCACCGAAGTAATCCCGGAGATGACGGCGGAGCAGATCGCCAACCAGCCGGTCGAGTACTACAAGAACGGCAAACCGAAGCCGCCGAAGAAGCCCGTCAAGGCCAAGCCGCGCACCGGCTCCTTGTTCAAGACGATGACCGTTGACACTGTCACCCTGGATGAGGCGCTGGCCATCATGAGCCTGCCGCGCGTGCTGGGGGCCGACGCCGAAGGCAACGAGATCACCGTCCAGAACGGCCGTTTTGGGCCGTACCTGAAGAAGGGCTCCGACTCGCGTTCCATTGGGACGGAGGAGGAAATCTTCACCATCACGCTGGAGCAGGCGCTGGAAATCTACTCCCAGCCCAAGCAGCGTGGCGCCCGCGCCGCGGTGCCGCCGCTGGCCGAGTTTGGTGACGACCCCGTCTCGGAGCGGAAGATCGTGGTGAAGGAGGGCCGCTTTGGCCCGTACATCACTGACGGCGTCACCAACATCACCGTGCCGCGCGGCACCGAGGTTGAGGAACTGACCCGGGAAATTGCCATCGAGCTGCTGGCAGACAAGCGTGAACGCGGCCCGGTCAAGCGCACCGCGAAGGCGCCTGCCAAGAAGCCTGCGGCGAAGGCCCCGGCCAAGAAGAAGGTTGCTGCGAAAAAGTAA
- a CDS encoding MgtC/SapB family protein codes for MILSANAPWWAILLCLSAAVVLPTLIGLERRINNKSAGTRTHALVGLGAALFVVVSKYGFSDVLVAGEVMLDPSRVAAQIVSGIGFIGAGLVFVRQNKVRGLTTASLIWLTAAVGRPPVPGWCCMRRSSQGHIF; via the coding sequence GTGATCCTATCCGCCAACGCACCATGGTGGGCCATACTGCTCTGCCTGAGTGCCGCCGTCGTCCTGCCCACACTGATTGGTCTGGAACGGCGGATCAACAACAAGTCCGCCGGCACGCGAACCCATGCGCTGGTGGGGCTGGGCGCCGCCTTGTTTGTGGTGGTCAGCAAGTACGGGTTTTCCGATGTGCTGGTAGCCGGGGAAGTCATGTTGGATCCCTCCCGGGTGGCCGCCCAGATTGTTTCCGGCATTGGCTTCATCGGTGCCGGGCTGGTCTTTGTCCGCCAGAACAAGGTGCGCGGACTGACCACTGCCTCCTTGATCTGGTTGACGGCGGCGGTGGGGCGGCCGCCGGTGCCGGGCTGGTGCTGTATGCGGCGTTCGTCACAGGGGCATATTTTTTGA
- a CDS encoding DUF7059 domain-containing protein, translated as MTDFATIPDAPRSDNPATMQALAADLSAINYTVDGVAELLGADANQALGRDQTVPAALVLRGNTDPLSTVVRFWLLAETVSAKELGQAAPRTGVDALVAMGVAEIECDAADQPGDTRAQDRDVMVRAAVDLRPYGWPAANEDEQDTNLWVASDLGAHQRPGVLRKDHVLGIGQASLTLAQATIRKVVGRALDLGTGCGIQLFHLLHHASTVVATDISVRALAFTRFNLMLNASALGLTDADFEPENPHARVSLRLGSLLEPVVGERFDLVVSNPPFVITPRCRGEQAREQFTYRDGGMAGDAIVETLVRELPSVLAPGGLAQMLGNWEVTEGGTDDAGPSPEWAARPRQWVQDGVQAWFIQREQVSPGGYAETWLQDASQGRDQDAYANAYEDYLLDFASRNVAGIGFGYILLRRPESQPQQPGAFSTSTRFEEILYPIEQPVGPHLVTTLEREQWLKRHENILFEYLTVAQDVTEERHQKPGAEHPGVILLRQGAGLRRTNLLSTELAGFVSASDGELTVGQLIGALAALLERDDAEFSDGLCADVRNLVRDGFLIPA; from the coding sequence ATGACTGATTTCGCCACCATCCCGGACGCCCCACGCAGCGACAACCCTGCCACGATGCAGGCTCTAGCCGCGGACTTGAGCGCCATCAACTACACGGTCGACGGCGTGGCGGAGCTCCTTGGTGCGGACGCCAACCAAGCGCTGGGCCGGGATCAAACCGTGCCCGCTGCACTTGTGCTGCGCGGCAACACCGATCCTTTGTCCACGGTGGTCAGGTTTTGGTTGCTGGCAGAAACTGTGTCGGCGAAGGAGCTGGGGCAAGCCGCGCCACGCACGGGCGTGGATGCGTTGGTTGCGATGGGCGTGGCTGAAATCGAATGTGATGCGGCAGATCAACCCGGTGACACCCGTGCCCAGGACCGTGATGTCATGGTCCGGGCCGCCGTGGACCTGCGCCCTTACGGATGGCCCGCGGCCAACGAAGACGAGCAGGACACCAATCTGTGGGTCGCCAGCGATCTGGGTGCCCACCAGCGCCCCGGCGTGCTGCGCAAGGACCACGTCCTGGGCATCGGCCAGGCGTCACTGACCCTAGCCCAAGCCACCATCCGGAAGGTGGTGGGCAGGGCGCTGGATCTGGGCACCGGCTGCGGGATCCAGCTTTTCCATCTGCTGCACCACGCCAGCACCGTGGTGGCCACCGACATTTCCGTCCGCGCACTGGCTTTCACGCGGTTCAACCTCATGCTCAACGCCAGCGCACTGGGCCTGACGGACGCCGACTTTGAGCCGGAGAACCCGCACGCCCGCGTCTCCTTACGCCTGGGCAGCCTGCTGGAACCCGTGGTGGGCGAACGCTTTGACCTGGTGGTCTCCAACCCGCCGTTTGTCATCACCCCCCGCTGCCGGGGCGAGCAGGCCCGGGAGCAGTTCACCTACCGTGACGGCGGGATGGCCGGCGACGCCATCGTCGAAACCCTGGTCCGTGAGCTGCCCTCCGTCCTGGCCCCGGGTGGGCTGGCGCAGATGCTCGGCAATTGGGAGGTAACCGAAGGCGGGACGGACGACGCCGGGCCCTCCCCTGAGTGGGCCGCCCGCCCCCGGCAGTGGGTACAGGACGGCGTGCAGGCCTGGTTTATCCAGCGTGAACAAGTCAGCCCCGGCGGGTATGCCGAAACGTGGTTGCAGGACGCCTCGCAAGGCCGCGACCAGGACGCCTACGCCAACGCCTACGAGGACTACCTGCTCGACTTTGCCTCCCGCAATGTGGCCGGGATCGGATTCGGCTACATCCTGCTCCGCCGCCCCGAATCACAGCCACAACAACCCGGTGCGTTCTCCACCAGCACCCGCTTTGAGGAAATCTTGTACCCGATCGAACAGCCGGTGGGTCCTCACCTTGTCACCACGCTGGAGCGCGAACAGTGGCTGAAGCGCCACGAAAACATCCTTTTCGAATACCTCACCGTGGCCCAAGACGTGACCGAGGAACGCCACCAGAAACCGGGGGCCGAACACCCGGGTGTGATCTTGCTGCGCCAGGGTGCCGGATTGCGCCGCACCAACCTGCTCAGCACCGAACTGGCCGGCTTCGTCTCGGCCAGCGACGGCGAACTCACCGTGGGCCAGCTGATAGGCGCGCTCGCAGCCTTGCTCGAACGTGACGATGCGGAGTTCTCCGACGGGCTCTGCGCCGATGTGCGCAACCTGGTCAGGGACGGCTTCCTCATCCCGGCCTGA
- a CDS encoding rhodanese-related sulfurtransferase: MALNKIVLFYGFTPLLDPEAVKLWQRALCEKLGLTGRILLSKDGINATVGGDIKDLKQYLKTTREYAGFKNMDIKWSDGAGDDFPRLSVKVREEIVSFGAPGELKVDENGVVGGGVHLNPEELHELVAAKESAGEEVVFFDGRNAFEAQIGKFKNAVVPDVATTHDFIKELDSGKYDNLKDKPVVTYCTGGIRCEVLSSLMVNRGFTEVYQMDGGIVRYGEAFKDKGLWEGSLYVFDKRMHMEFSDEAKEIGHCIRCNNATNKFENCSNLSCRNLNLYCADCASAPETLQCPQGCTG, encoded by the coding sequence GTGGCTTTGAACAAGATTGTGCTCTTTTACGGCTTTACTCCCCTCTTGGACCCGGAGGCGGTGAAGCTCTGGCAGCGTGCCCTGTGCGAGAAACTTGGGCTCACTGGCCGGATCCTGCTGTCCAAGGACGGCATCAACGCCACCGTGGGCGGGGACATCAAGGATCTCAAGCAGTATCTAAAGACCACGCGCGAATATGCCGGGTTCAAAAACATGGACATCAAGTGGTCCGACGGCGCCGGGGATGACTTCCCGCGTCTGAGTGTGAAGGTCCGCGAGGAAATCGTCAGCTTCGGTGCCCCCGGCGAACTTAAGGTGGATGAAAACGGCGTCGTGGGCGGTGGAGTCCATCTCAACCCCGAGGAACTCCACGAACTCGTCGCCGCCAAGGAATCCGCCGGCGAGGAAGTGGTGTTCTTTGACGGCCGCAACGCCTTCGAAGCCCAGATCGGCAAGTTCAAAAACGCCGTGGTCCCCGATGTGGCCACCACCCACGACTTCATCAAGGAACTGGATTCCGGCAAGTACGACAACCTCAAGGACAAGCCGGTGGTCACGTACTGCACCGGCGGCATCCGGTGCGAAGTCCTGAGCTCGCTCATGGTCAACCGCGGCTTCACGGAGGTCTACCAGATGGACGGCGGGATCGTCCGTTACGGGGAAGCCTTCAAGGACAAGGGCCTGTGGGAGGGCTCCCTCTACGTCTTTGACAAGCGCATGCACATGGAATTCAGTGACGAGGCCAAAGAGATCGGCCACTGCATCCGTTGCAACAACGCCACTAACAAGTTTGAAAACTGCTCCAACCTCAGCTGCCGCAACCTGAACCTGTACTGTGCCGACTGTGCCAGCGCCCCGGAGACGCTGCAATGCCCGCAGGGCTGCACCGGCTGA
- a CDS encoding GNAT family N-acetyltransferase: protein MTSGSIDLEELLDAWFAGWTALRSYTTALNGGGHAALRMDRSGDWEYFIAAPERQAFALLAAVACQSADRAVSVLGPDVHRYVKLAHAAGMGMLSTSEQLMMVRMEDQDNQDPFLNDPDLTLRVTRMGGRRAASTCQARYSASIVQDGTVLASGKVAVYGEYAIYDQIETHAGHRRRGYGKIVMHSLTAHAKEFPVTTGLLLASTDGQRLYYKMGWRSVSPVTVLVPRAQLERTRSRQ from the coding sequence ATGACATCCGGTTCCATTGATCTTGAGGAACTCTTGGACGCGTGGTTTGCCGGTTGGACCGCGCTGCGAAGCTACACCACCGCCCTTAACGGTGGTGGTCACGCGGCGTTGCGCATGGACCGCAGCGGCGACTGGGAGTATTTTATCGCCGCCCCAGAGCGGCAGGCTTTCGCCCTGCTGGCTGCTGTTGCCTGCCAATCGGCGGATAGGGCCGTGAGCGTGCTGGGCCCGGATGTTCACCGCTACGTCAAACTGGCGCATGCTGCGGGGATGGGGATGCTCTCCACCTCCGAACAGTTAATGATGGTGCGAATGGAAGACCAGGACAACCAGGACCCCTTCCTCAACGACCCGGACTTGACGCTGCGGGTCACCCGCATGGGCGGACGCCGGGCAGCGTCCACCTGCCAGGCGCGTTACAGTGCCTCGATCGTCCAGGACGGTACGGTGCTTGCAAGCGGCAAGGTCGCCGTCTACGGCGAATACGCCATTTATGACCAGATAGAAACCCATGCCGGGCACCGGCGTCGTGGGTACGGCAAAATCGTCATGCACTCATTGACCGCCCATGCCAAGGAATTCCCTGTCACCACAGGGCTGCTGCTGGCCAGCACCGACGGGCAACGCCTCTACTACAAGATGGGCTGGCGTAGTGTCAGCCCTGTCACGGTCCTGGTTCCCCGGGCACAGCTGGAACGCACACGATCCAGGCAATGA
- a CDS encoding DEAD/DEAH box helicase, translated as MSANNSLISQLGRGEHPAQLQHVHHIPARKAVPEAWPGWVHPDLVQSYSLLGVHTPWRHQITGANLAHDGHHVVIATGTASGKSLAYQLPAVDAVHRAELRLAQNPGRLDDDGAVALYLSPTKALAADQLAALASLHLPTLRAATYDGDTAPGDRRWIRDHANFILCNPDMLHFGVLPNHTWWAKFFRRLKYVIIDEAHSYRGVFGSHVAVLMRRLRRICAHYGSEPVFIGASATSSDPAVSFSRLIGSVAATVTEDSSPHGATTVAFWEPELTDFKGENGAPSRRTAIAETSDLLANLVSARVRTIAFIKSRRGAETIASVTRRLLEDVDPSLPARVAAYRSGYLPEERRALERSLRSGELLGVSSTSALELGIDISGLDAVLVAGWPGTRASFFQQIGRAGRAGQDALAAFIASDDPLDTYLVHHPEAIFGVPVEATVFDPSNPYVLGPHLCAAAAELPLNHEDLALFPENTLTLLTQLVSQGYLRRRPSGWFWTHPQSAAAMVNLRSDGGGPINIIDADTGALLGTMDSPQSHYQAHQGAVYVHQGEPYVVVELNETDHCAIVRRGNPDYYTTARDVTQIAVLESTRHELWGPVEMHFGEVQVTTQVVSFQRKAFISNEVLGEEPLELGARDLFTKAVWFTMDNQTLLSGGLVEPQFPGALHAAEHAAIGLLPLVASSDRWDVGGVSTAIHADTGQPTIFVYDGHPGGAGFAERGFAMARVWLSATRDAISACECDTGCPSCVQSPKCGNKNNPLDKAGALTLLTILLNHAS; from the coding sequence GTGTCCGCCAACAATTCGCTGATTTCCCAGCTGGGCCGGGGAGAGCACCCCGCCCAGCTGCAGCATGTCCACCACATCCCCGCCCGCAAGGCGGTGCCGGAGGCGTGGCCTGGCTGGGTTCACCCCGATCTTGTACAGTCCTACTCCCTTTTGGGGGTCCATACCCCGTGGCGGCATCAGATTACCGGGGCCAATCTTGCCCACGACGGCCATCACGTGGTGATTGCCACCGGAACCGCGTCGGGCAAGTCGCTTGCCTACCAGCTGCCGGCCGTTGACGCCGTACACCGTGCCGAGCTGCGATTAGCACAGAATCCGGGCAGGCTTGACGACGACGGCGCTGTGGCCCTGTACCTCTCCCCCACCAAGGCCCTGGCCGCCGACCAGCTCGCTGCCCTGGCGTCCCTTCATCTACCCACCCTGCGTGCGGCAACGTACGACGGCGACACGGCACCGGGCGACCGCCGGTGGATCCGCGACCATGCCAATTTCATCTTGTGCAATCCGGACATGCTCCACTTCGGTGTGCTGCCCAACCATACGTGGTGGGCCAAGTTCTTCCGCCGCCTCAAATACGTGATCATCGATGAGGCGCACAGTTATCGGGGCGTTTTTGGCTCCCATGTGGCCGTCTTGATGCGCCGGCTGCGACGCATCTGCGCCCACTACGGTTCGGAGCCCGTCTTCATCGGGGCCTCAGCCACCTCCAGCGACCCTGCGGTCTCCTTTTCACGGCTGATCGGCTCCGTTGCCGCCACAGTCACCGAGGACAGTTCCCCCCACGGTGCCACCACCGTGGCCTTTTGGGAGCCTGAACTCACTGACTTCAAGGGTGAGAACGGCGCACCGTCCAGGCGCACGGCCATCGCCGAAACCTCCGATCTGTTGGCAAACCTTGTTTCCGCACGGGTGCGGACCATCGCTTTCATCAAGTCCCGACGGGGTGCCGAGACCATAGCAAGCGTGACCCGCCGCCTGCTCGAAGATGTTGACCCCAGCCTGCCGGCACGCGTGGCTGCCTACCGCTCAGGCTATTTGCCGGAGGAGCGGAGAGCGCTGGAAAGGTCCTTGCGTTCCGGGGAGTTGCTGGGGGTATCCAGTACTTCGGCCCTGGAATTGGGGATAGATATTTCCGGTTTGGATGCAGTGTTGGTGGCCGGGTGGCCCGGCACCAGGGCGTCCTTTTTTCAGCAGATTGGCCGCGCCGGCCGCGCCGGGCAGGACGCGTTGGCCGCATTCATTGCCAGCGATGACCCTTTGGACACCTACCTGGTGCACCACCCCGAAGCCATTTTTGGCGTCCCCGTCGAAGCCACCGTGTTCGATCCCTCCAATCCCTATGTGTTGGGGCCGCACCTATGTGCAGCGGCGGCGGAATTGCCCCTCAACCATGAGGACTTGGCTCTCTTTCCCGAAAATACCTTGACATTGTTGACACAGTTGGTCTCCCAGGGATACTTGCGCCGCCGCCCGTCCGGATGGTTTTGGACGCACCCCCAGAGCGCCGCAGCCATGGTCAACCTCCGCTCCGACGGTGGGGGGCCGATCAACATCATCGACGCCGACACCGGGGCCCTGCTGGGCACCATGGACTCCCCACAGTCCCACTACCAGGCCCATCAGGGCGCCGTCTACGTCCACCAAGGCGAACCGTACGTGGTGGTCGAGCTCAACGAAACCGACCACTGTGCGATCGTTCGCCGGGGAAACCCCGACTACTACACCACCGCTCGCGACGTCACCCAGATCGCCGTGCTGGAATCGACGCGCCACGAGTTGTGGGGCCCCGTAGAGATGCACTTTGGCGAGGTTCAGGTCACCACCCAGGTGGTCTCGTTCCAGCGCAAGGCTTTCATCTCCAACGAAGTGCTTGGCGAAGAACCCTTGGAGCTCGGCGCCCGGGACCTTTTCACCAAAGCAGTGTGGTTCACCATGGACAACCAGACATTGCTCTCCGGGGGGCTGGTCGAACCACAATTTCCGGGCGCCCTGCACGCCGCCGAACACGCCGCCATCGGGCTGCTGCCCTTGGTTGCCTCCAGTGACCGGTGGGATGTGGGCGGGGTTTCCACCGCCATTCATGCCGACACCGGCCAGCCGACCATCTTCGTGTACGACGGCCACCCCGGCGGCGCTGGCTTTGCCGAGCGGGGTTTTGCCATGGCACGGGTGTGGCTCTCGGCCACACGGGATGCCATCAGCGCCTGCGAATGCGACACCGGCTGCCCGTCCTGCGTGCAGTCGCCCAAATGCGGCAACAAGAACAACCCGCTGGACAAGGCCGGCGCACTCACCCTGCTGACCATCCTGCTCAACCACGCCAGCTAG